A genomic stretch from Caminicella sporogenes DSM 14501 includes:
- a CDS encoding cold-shock protein, translating to MKKGTVKWFNSEKGYGFISVEGENDVFVHFSAIQGEGFKTLNEGEMVEFEIVEGTRGPQAANVVRL from the coding sequence ATGAAGAAAGGTACAGTAAAATGGTTTAATTCAGAGAAAGGTTATGGATTTATCTCAGTTGAAGGAGAAAATGATGTATTTGTTCATTTCTCAGCTATTCAAGGAGAAGGATTCAAGACTTTAAATGAAGGGGAAATGGTTGAGTTTGAAATAGTTGAAGGTACTAGAGGACCTCAAGCTGCTAATGTAGTGAGATTATAG
- a CDS encoding homocysteine biosynthesis protein, with amino-acid sequence MSIKKSYEEINEKIKKGKAVIVTAEEVIDIVKEKGIKDATKYVDVVTTATFGPMCSTGAFLNFGHSDPPIRMSKVYLNDVPAYAGLAAVDVYIGVTEESESKGKEYGGAHVICDLIDGKKIYLKATSKGTDCYPRKEIETYITKDSINEAYLFNPRNCYQNYNAAINTSDRRLYTYMGILKPNKGNITYSTTGQLSPMLNDPLYRTIGIGTRIFLAGAVGYVSWQGTQFNSGCVRDERDIPLGGAGTLAVIGNLKEMSTKYIKPVVFKRYGISMFVGIGIPIPILDEDMMKNVSIEDKDIYTNIIDYSVEKRNKPSLGRVSYAQLRSGKVNLNGKEIKTIPLSNLQKAREIANILKDWIEKGDFLLQEPIQKFPLNNKLNTLEIDTISAV; translated from the coding sequence ATGTCAATAAAAAAATCTTATGAAGAAATTAATGAAAAGATAAAAAAAGGTAAAGCAGTAATTGTAACGGCAGAAGAAGTGATTGACATAGTTAAAGAAAAAGGAATAAAAGATGCCACTAAGTATGTAGATGTAGTAACAACTGCAACTTTTGGACCAATGTGTTCAACAGGTGCATTTTTGAATTTTGGTCATTCAGACCCTCCGATAAGAATGTCTAAGGTGTACTTAAATGATGTTCCAGCTTATGCTGGACTTGCAGCAGTTGACGTATATATTGGAGTTACTGAAGAATCTGAAAGCAAAGGTAAAGAATATGGTGGAGCACATGTAATTTGTGATTTGATAGACGGTAAAAAAATTTATTTAAAAGCAACATCTAAAGGAACAGATTGTTATCCAAGGAAAGAAATAGAAACTTATATTACTAAGGATTCTATCAATGAAGCATATTTGTTTAATCCTAGAAATTGTTATCAAAATTATAATGCAGCTATTAACACTTCAGACAGAAGACTTTATACCTATATGGGTATTTTAAAGCCAAACAAAGGCAATATAACTTATTCAACTACTGGGCAATTAAGTCCTATGCTTAATGACCCTTTATACAGAACGATAGGTATAGGAACTAGAATTTTTCTAGCTGGAGCAGTAGGATATGTTTCATGGCAGGGAACACAATTTAATTCAGGCTGTGTTAGAGATGAAAGAGATATACCTTTAGGAGGAGCTGGAACTTTGGCTGTAATAGGAAATTTAAAAGAAATGAGTACAAAATATATAAAACCAGTGGTTTTTAAAAGATATGGAATATCAATGTTTGTTGGAATAGGTATACCAATACCTATACTTGATGAAGATATGATGAAAAATGTTTCAATAGAAGATAAAGATATTTATACAAATATTATTGATTATAGCGTAGAAAAGAGAAATAAACCAAGTTTAGGGCGAGTAAGCTATGCACAGCTTAGAAGTGGAAAAGTAAATTTAAATGGAAAAGAAATAAAGACGATACCTCTTTCAAATCTTCAAAAAGCACGAGAAATAGCAAATATATTAAAAGATTGGATTGAAAAAGGAGATTTTCTACTTCAAGAGCCTATACAGAAATTTCCTTTAAACAATAAATTAAACACTCTTGAAATAGATACCATTAGTGCAGTGTAG
- a CDS encoding UPF0280 family protein — MYQYRFYRDYIKAADLINFTVVDRESDLNISSKINLIEEARIYLKKYRDVIINYVKNNKNFYTSLVPIEISKSAHKIIKHMARASTAANVGPMAAVAGAISQYVGLDLLKNTDEIIIENGGDIFIKTNKRRKILIFAGKSPFSEKIALSVEPEETPLGICTSAGTIGHSLSFGKADAVVVLSKDTLLADASATAIGNIIKGPDDISKGIEFGKSIKGIEGILIIIGDKMGAWGNMNIVKP, encoded by the coding sequence ATGTATCAGTACAGATTTTACAGGGATTATATCAAAGCTGCTGATTTAATAAATTTTACAGTTGTAGATAGAGAGTCTGATTTAAATATATCGTCAAAAATTAATTTGATTGAGGAAGCTAGAATTTATCTAAAAAAATACAGAGATGTAATTATAAATTATGTAAAGAATAATAAAAATTTTTATACAAGTTTAGTGCCTATAGAGATTTCCAAAAGTGCTCATAAAATAATTAAGCATATGGCAAGGGCGTCAACTGCTGCTAACGTTGGACCTATGGCAGCAGTTGCAGGAGCCATATCACAGTATGTGGGATTAGATTTATTGAAAAATACAGATGAAATCATAATAGAAAATGGTGGAGATATTTTTATTAAAACAAATAAAAGGAGAAAGATATTGATTTTTGCTGGAAAATCTCCTTTTTCAGAGAAAATTGCACTATCAGTTGAGCCAGAAGAAACACCTTTAGGAATTTGTACTTCTGCGGGAACAATAGGACATTCTTTAAGTTTTGGTAAAGCTGATGCAGTAGTAGTTTTATCTAAAGATACTTTATTAGCTGATGCGTCTGCAACTGCCATAGGGAATATTATAAAAGGACCTGATGATATAAGTAAAGGAATTGAGTTTGGAAAATCAATTAAAGGTATAGAAGGAATATTAATAATAATTGGAGATAAGATGGGAGCATGGGGAAATATGAATATAGTTAAGCCTTGA
- the metF gene encoding methylenetetrahydrofolate reductase [NAD(P)H] produces MIKYKFKNKRPLISFEIFPPKRDYPIDTIYNTIKALNDLRPDFISVTYGAGGSTKDTTVEIASFIKNKYNLSSLAHLTCFTSSREDIDNILNSLKAHGIRNVLALRGDYPSGNNLSYAISNSYKYARDLIAHIRERGEFCIGAACYPEKHIECKSLNLDLIYLKEKVDAGVDFLITQLFFDNEIFYRFREKTSKLNIDVPILAGILPVLNKKQIERIVSLTGCTLPPKFLRILQKYEHNPEALKEAGIAYAVEQIVDLLSWGVDGVHIYTMNKAKTTRRILNSIKNIRGALVNECVY; encoded by the coding sequence TTGATTAAATATAAATTTAAAAATAAAAGACCTTTGATTTCATTTGAAATTTTTCCGCCTAAAAGGGATTATCCTATAGATACAATATATAATACAATAAAGGCACTAAATGATTTAAGACCTGATTTTATAAGTGTAACTTATGGTGCTGGTGGGAGTACAAAGGATACAACTGTTGAAATAGCATCATTTATCAAAAATAAATACAATTTATCTTCTTTAGCACATCTTACTTGTTTTACATCCAGTAGAGAAGATATTGATAATATTTTAAATTCTCTTAAAGCACATGGTATAAGAAATGTATTGGCTTTAAGAGGAGATTATCCTAGTGGAAATAATTTAAGCTATGCTATATCAAATAGTTATAAGTATGCAAGAGATTTGATTGCACATATCAGAGAAAGAGGAGAATTTTGTATTGGTGCTGCATGTTATCCTGAAAAGCATATAGAGTGTAAAAGCTTGAATTTAGATTTAATTTATTTAAAGGAAAAAGTAGATGCAGGAGTTGATTTTCTAATAACACAATTATTCTTTGATAATGAAATTTTTTATAGATTTAGAGAAAAAACTAGCAAATTAAATATAGATGTACCTATTTTAGCAGGAATTTTGCCTGTACTTAATAAAAAACAAATTGAAAGAATTGTTTCATTAACGGGATGTACACTTCCGCCAAAATTTTTAAGAATACTGCAAAAGTATGAACACAATCCTGAAGCATTAAAGGAAGCAGGAATAGCATATGCAGTAGAACAAATTGTTGACTTGCTTTCGTGGGGGGTAGATGGAGTTCACATTTATACGATGAACAAGGCAAAAACGACTAGAAGGATTTTAAATAGTATTAAAAATATAAGGGGTGCATTGGTAAATGAGTGTGTATATTGA
- a CDS encoding vitamin B12 dependent-methionine synthase activation domain-containing protein yields the protein MSVYIDYNPVNREEVGINIDKREVLRYLGYKNGAVDSKIDKMINECIVELKEIAKTNFVFNIFDISKKNNEVFIGNKIFKLEGRDIVKHLKNSEKCAVMAATLGSEVDKKIMYYGKIDLVKSIVFDACATAGIEALCDSVETIIKKIAANNGYYITSRYSPGYGDFPINVQFKILELLTAFQNIGLTITDSCILVPRKSVTALIGFSKKGNITEKKDCKNCRLFKNCLFIKEGDNCGNTKNIK from the coding sequence ATGAGTGTGTATATTGATTATAATCCCGTTAATAGAGAAGAAGTTGGAATAAATATAGATAAAAGAGAAGTTTTGAGATATTTAGGATATAAAAATGGAGCAGTAGACAGTAAAATCGATAAAATGATAAACGAATGTATAGTGGAATTAAAAGAAATAGCAAAAACAAATTTTGTTTTTAATATATTTGATATTAGCAAAAAGAATAATGAAGTTTTTATAGGTAATAAGATATTTAAACTTGAAGGAAGAGATATTGTTAAGCATTTGAAAAATTCCGAAAAATGTGCTGTTATGGCAGCAACATTAGGAAGTGAAGTAGATAAAAAAATAATGTATTATGGTAAAATTGACTTGGTGAAAAGTATAGTATTTGATGCATGTGCAACAGCAGGGATAGAGGCTTTATGTGATAGTGTAGAAACTATAATAAAAAAGATTGCGGCAAATAATGGATATTATATTACATCAAGATATAGTCCGGGATATGGGGATTTTCCAATTAATGTTCAATTTAAAATTTTAGAATTATTAACAGCTTTTCAAAATATAGGTTTGACTATAACTGATAGTTGTATTTTAGTTCCGAGGAAGTCTGTAACAGCGTTAATAGGATTTTCAAAGAAAGGGAATATAACAGAAAAAAAGGATTGTAAAAATTGTAGACTTTTTAAAAATTGTCTGTTTATAAAGGAAGGAGATAACTGTGGAAATACAAAAAATATTAAATGA
- a CDS encoding homocysteine S-methyltransferase family protein, producing the protein MEIQKILNDRFLLFDGAMGTMLQKKGLGAGKLPEIYNINKPQIIYDIHKKYLDAGADIITTNTFGANKLKLREFKYSVEDVIREAVKIARSAAGNKFVALDIGPIGRMMKPIGTLSFYDAYEIFKQQIIIGSREGADLILIETISDLYEAKAAVLAAKENSSLPVFCTMTFQENMRTLTGTDPITMVQVLQGLGVDALGLNCSLGPKQLSPIVDEVLKVSTVPVIVQPNAGLPKIEKGETVYDITPSEFVCEIKKMAEKGVAIFGGCCGTNPDFIKAIKENLNSLKPKKLSNKRLTTACSSTKTVIIGQEVKIIGERINPTGKKKLKEALKTNNIDYIISEAIVQKKAGADILDINLGLPEIDEREMMKKVILELQGIIDIPLQIDSMKSDVIEEAVRIYNGKPIINSVNGKISSMKKIFPIAKKYGACVICLCLDEEGLGETVERKLEIAEKIINTAKAYGVPEENLLIDCLTLTVSTSQETVLETLKAIKMIKEKYNVKTVLGASNVSYGLPNRKAINVTYLALALGYGLDAPITDPTIEIIMDVIRAFKVLSNQDKECKEYIEFYSNKSCEIATVKKIEKDLKQLIINGMKEEAYLKTKEILKTREAMEVVDTYLIPALDIVGEKYERGIIFLPQLIRSAETVKASFEAVKEKLIVEEKNKISKGKIILATVKGDIHDIGKNIVKILLENYGFEVIDLGRDVSVKEIIDTAIKEDVKLIGLSALMTTTIQSMEETIREIKLHKPDCCVMVGGAVLNKDYAEMIGAHFYGKDAREAVKIAQKIFGV; encoded by the coding sequence GTGGAAATACAAAAAATATTAAATGATAGATTTTTATTATTTGATGGAGCTATGGGTACTATGCTCCAGAAAAAAGGACTAGGAGCAGGTAAGCTGCCTGAAATATATAATATTAATAAACCACAGATTATTTACGATATTCATAAAAAATATTTAGATGCAGGTGCAGATATAATAACTACTAATACATTTGGAGCAAATAAGTTGAAATTAAGAGAATTTAAATATTCTGTAGAAGATGTAATAAGGGAAGCAGTAAAAATAGCGAGAAGTGCAGCAGGTAATAAATTTGTTGCTTTAGATATTGGACCTATTGGAAGAATGATGAAGCCAATAGGAACGTTAAGTTTTTATGATGCATATGAAATTTTTAAACAGCAGATAATTATAGGAAGTAGAGAAGGAGCAGATTTAATACTTATAGAGACAATATCTGATTTGTATGAAGCAAAGGCAGCTGTTCTAGCTGCAAAGGAAAATAGCAGTCTACCTGTTTTTTGTACAATGACATTTCAAGAAAATATGCGTACTTTGACAGGAACAGATCCAATTACTATGGTACAGGTTTTACAAGGGCTTGGAGTTGATGCATTAGGGTTAAACTGTTCTCTTGGTCCAAAACAGCTGAGTCCAATAGTAGATGAAGTACTTAAAGTGTCAACTGTTCCAGTTATAGTACAGCCAAATGCAGGCTTACCTAAAATAGAAAAAGGAGAAACGGTATACGATATAACGCCAAGTGAATTTGTTTGTGAAATAAAGAAAATGGCTGAAAAAGGAGTAGCAATATTTGGAGGATGTTGCGGCACAAATCCAGATTTTATAAAAGCTATTAAAGAAAATTTAAATAGCTTAAAACCAAAAAAATTAAGCAATAAAAGATTAACTACTGCCTGTTCTTCTACAAAAACAGTGATTATTGGTCAGGAAGTAAAAATAATAGGTGAAAGGATAAATCCAACGGGAAAGAAAAAATTAAAGGAAGCTCTTAAGACTAATAATATTGACTATATAATATCTGAAGCTATAGTTCAAAAAAAGGCAGGTGCAGATATATTAGATATAAATTTAGGTCTTCCTGAGATAGATGAAAGAGAAATGATGAAAAAAGTTATTTTGGAACTTCAAGGAATTATAGATATTCCGCTTCAAATAGATAGTATGAAGTCAGATGTAATAGAAGAAGCAGTAAGGATATATAATGGAAAACCGATAATAAATTCTGTAAATGGTAAAATTTCAAGTATGAAAAAAATATTTCCAATAGCAAAAAAATATGGAGCATGTGTCATATGTTTATGTCTTGATGAAGAAGGATTAGGGGAAACTGTGGAAAGGAAGCTTGAAATAGCTGAAAAAATAATAAATACAGCAAAGGCATACGGAGTACCAGAAGAAAATCTATTGATAGATTGTCTGACGCTTACTGTTTCTACCTCTCAAGAAACTGTTTTGGAGACTCTCAAGGCAATAAAAATGATAAAAGAAAAATATAATGTTAAGACAGTATTGGGGGCTAGTAATGTTTCATATGGGCTTCCAAACAGAAAAGCTATAAATGTTACTTATTTAGCATTAGCCTTAGGATATGGATTAGATGCACCTATAACTGACCCTACTATAGAAATTATTATGGATGTAATTAGGGCTTTTAAAGTACTTTCTAATCAAGATAAAGAATGTAAGGAGTATATAGAATTTTATAGCAATAAAAGTTGTGAAATAGCAACAGTTAAAAAAATAGAAAAAGATTTAAAACAATTAATTATTAACGGAATGAAGGAAGAAGCTTATTTGAAAACGAAAGAAATTTTAAAGACAAGAGAAGCTATGGAAGTAGTAGATACATATTTAATTCCTGCACTCGATATTGTTGGTGAAAAATATGAAAGAGGAATAATTTTTCTTCCACAGCTCATTAGAAGTGCTGAAACTGTAAAGGCTTCATTTGAAGCTGTTAAAGAGAAACTAATAGTAGAAGAAAAAAATAAAATATCTAAAGGAAAAATAATATTGGCTACTGTCAAAGGAGATATACACGATATAGGTAAAAATATAGTTAAAATACTACTTGAAAATTATGGATTTGAAGTTATAGACTTGGGAAGAGATGTTTCTGTAAAAGAAATAATAGATACAGCTATAAAAGAAGATGTAAAGCTGATAGGGTTAAGTGCTTTAATGACGACTACTATTCAAAGTATGGAAGAAACTATAAGAGAAATTAAACTGCATAAACCTGACTGTTGTGTTATGGTTGGTGGAGCTGTACTTAATAAGGATTATGCAGAGATGATAGGGGCTCATTTTTATGGAAAGGATGCCAGAGAAGCTGTAAAAATTGCTCAAAAGATATTTGGAGTATAA